The Cloacibacillus sp. genome window below encodes:
- a CDS encoding fumarylacetoacetate hydrolase family protein encodes MTLKKEAPVRFCRFMVEGRQYSGTLRGTSVDITEGDPFKGGLSPIRLSYPAERVKFLPPFSPKKLWCIGRNYVGHVRELEHDIPAEPLVFLKAASAVIGAADFIRIPTWAGPIHYEGELAVVIGRGGKNISEDEALDHVLGYTIMNDVTARALQNKDGQWTRAKSFDTFAPLGPALLLTNELPQETRVVTRLNGKTVQDGAISQMIFPIPRLISHISRFAALEEGDVISTGTPQGVGEIKPGDLIEVEIEQIGKLRNICAE; translated from the coding sequence ATGACATTAAAAAAAGAAGCGCCTGTCCGTTTTTGTCGTTTTATGGTGGAAGGCCGCCAGTACAGCGGGACTTTGCGCGGGACTTCGGTCGATATAACAGAAGGGGATCCGTTTAAGGGCGGTCTTTCACCCATACGCCTCAGCTATCCAGCGGAGCGCGTGAAATTCCTGCCTCCGTTTTCACCCAAAAAGCTCTGGTGCATCGGCCGCAACTATGTCGGCCATGTGCGCGAGCTAGAGCACGACATACCGGCGGAACCGCTCGTCTTTTTAAAGGCGGCCTCCGCCGTCATCGGCGCGGCCGATTTTATCCGCATACCGACCTGGGCCGGCCCGATACACTATGAGGGCGAGCTCGCCGTCGTCATCGGACGCGGCGGCAAGAACATCAGCGAGGACGAGGCGCTGGACCACGTGCTCGGATACACTATAATGAACGACGTCACCGCCCGCGCGCTGCAAAACAAAGACGGACAGTGGACGCGCGCAAAGAGCTTTGACACCTTCGCGCCGCTCGGCCCAGCGCTGCTTTTGACAAACGAGCTGCCGCAGGAGACGCGCGTCGTGACGCGCCTCAACGGAAAAACCGTGCAGGACGGCGCTATATCGCAGATGATTTTCCCAATACCGCGCCTCATCTCGCACATCAGCCGCTTTGCCGCGCTTGAGGAGGGCGACGTCATCTCCACCGGCACCCCGCAGGGCGTAGGCGAGATAAAGCCCGGCGACCTCATAGAGGTAGAGATAGAGCAGATAGGAAAACTAAGAA
- a CDS encoding MalY/PatB family protein, which translates to MKYDFDKYLERRGTDCEKWDGLKDDFGRTDLLAMWVADMDFPAPPEVLEALRKKLEHGALGYPMATDSLKEAIKNWESSHYGWDFECEAISWAPGVVAGLSFAVMGLTKPGDQIIIQTPVYMPFYRTVREAGRIIAPNPLKYENGRYTMDFDGLEKMITPTCRTLILCSPHNPVARVWSRGELERLADIAVRKNMIIISDEIHQDLVYSDAKHICIASLPGMDKRTVTFIAPSKTFNIAGLKASVAIIQNELLRGIYVSVLERFHLNSLNIMGLAAMEAAYGQCGEWHKELVAYLEGNRDYMEAFMKERMPKAHMDHPEGTYIFWIDFRGYGFNEERLTDFLVNEAKVALDPGTWFGVEGDGFARLNIGTTRAQLKEGLERIADALDKREGKK; encoded by the coding sequence ATGAAATACGACTTCGATAAATATTTGGAAAGACGCGGGACGGACTGCGAAAAGTGGGACGGCCTCAAGGACGACTTCGGACGCACAGACCTGCTTGCGATGTGGGTGGCAGACATGGATTTCCCAGCGCCGCCCGAGGTGCTTGAGGCGCTGCGCAAAAAATTAGAGCACGGCGCGCTCGGCTACCCGATGGCGACAGATTCTCTGAAAGAGGCGATCAAAAATTGGGAGAGCTCGCATTACGGATGGGATTTCGAGTGTGAGGCCATAAGCTGGGCGCCCGGCGTCGTGGCGGGCCTTTCTTTCGCCGTCATGGGCCTTACAAAGCCCGGAGACCAGATAATAATACAGACGCCCGTCTATATGCCCTTTTATAGGACCGTCCGCGAGGCGGGCCGTATAATAGCACCAAACCCGCTGAAATACGAAAACGGCCGCTACACGATGGACTTTGACGGTCTTGAAAAAATGATCACGCCGACCTGCCGCACGCTGATTTTGTGCAGCCCGCACAACCCCGTGGCTCGCGTGTGGAGCCGCGGAGAGCTTGAGCGGCTGGCCGACATCGCGGTCCGCAAAAATATGATAATAATTTCCGACGAAATACATCAGGACCTCGTCTACAGCGACGCAAAACATATCTGCATAGCGTCGCTGCCCGGCATGGACAAGCGCACCGTCACCTTCATCGCGCCCAGCAAGACCTTCAACATAGCGGGCCTCAAAGCTTCAGTCGCGATAATCCAGAACGAACTGCTGCGCGGGATATATGTCTCCGTGCTTGAGCGCTTCCATCTCAACTCCCTGAACATCATGGGCCTTGCCGCGATGGAGGCCGCCTACGGTCAGTGCGGCGAATGGCACAAAGAGCTTGTCGCCTACCTTGAAGGAAACCGCGACTACATGGAGGCCTTCATGAAAGAGCGTATGCCGAAGGCGCACATGGATCACCCTGAGGGCACCTATATCTTCTGGATCGACTTCCGCGGCTACGGCTTCAATGAAGAGCGGCTTACGGACTTCCTCGTAAACGAGGCTAAAGTGGCGCTTGACCCGGGCACGTGGTTCGGCGTGGAGGGCGACGGCTTTGCGCGGCTCAACATCGGAACAACACGCGCGCAGCTCAAAGAGGGACTTGAGCGCATAGCTGACGCGCTCGACAAAAGAGAAGGCAAAAAGTAG
- the pepF gene encoding oligoendopeptidase F has protein sequence MSKEHKSGKSKEEALELELGGGASLPDRQAVPAEYKWKLCDIYPSQKSWEEDFAKIKERLPEIAQYKGTLSQSPERLAQLFKLREELSITLGKLFVYANMKSHEDTGDSACQGPANRVSALSVEFSAEESYITPEILEMPEDKLTSFTASPELAEYSFMLREILRQKPHVLTEAEERIIARTGDMAGIADNTFSMLTNADMKFPSIRDEKGEKVELSEERAVSYLRSPKRSVRRAAFASLYKPYSEMKNTLGATFDGMLKSSKFYAGCRKYESPLAEALDGNNIPISVYDSLVDSIETNLAPMYRYMKLRKKILGVSELHMYDLYVPLSHDPFGAVSWSEAQRMMYKGLEPLGGAYLAQVKAGLEEGWADVFPNRGKRSGAYSWGSYGTHPYIFMNYTNNLNDVMTLVHEMGHSMHSWYSRKNQPFATADYCIFTAEVASTTNEVLFLSGLLSETADKKRRIYLLNRRLENIRTTVYRQTMFASFEREAHRRAAEDGDTTPDGLKQLWYELNRKYYGEMIKIDEPLKMEWARIPHFYSPFYVYQYATGFSAATALAEGILKNGAAARDKYLAFLTKGGSDYPIELLKGAGVDMSTPEPVNAVVRQFTETLDEMEELL, from the coding sequence ATGTCAAAAGAACACAAGAGCGGAAAATCAAAGGAAGAGGCGCTTGAGCTTGAACTTGGAGGCGGCGCGTCGCTGCCGGACCGTCAGGCGGTGCCCGCGGAATATAAATGGAAGCTATGCGATATTTACCCATCGCAAAAGAGCTGGGAAGAGGACTTCGCAAAGATAAAGGAACGCCTGCCCGAGATAGCGCAATACAAAGGCACGCTCTCGCAGTCGCCGGAGCGTCTTGCGCAGCTCTTCAAACTGCGCGAGGAACTTTCGATCACGCTTGGAAAGCTCTTCGTCTACGCGAACATGAAGAGCCACGAAGACACGGGAGACTCCGCGTGCCAAGGGCCGGCAAACCGCGTCTCCGCGCTCTCCGTGGAGTTTTCCGCAGAGGAGAGTTACATCACGCCCGAGATACTGGAGATGCCGGAGGATAAACTTACGAGCTTCACCGCGTCGCCCGAGCTTGCGGAATATTCTTTCATGCTGCGCGAGATACTGCGGCAGAAGCCGCACGTGCTCACAGAGGCGGAAGAGAGGATAATTGCGCGCACGGGCGATATGGCGGGCATCGCCGACAACACCTTCTCAATGCTGACGAACGCGGATATGAAATTCCCGTCGATACGAGACGAAAAGGGCGAAAAGGTGGAGCTTTCAGAGGAACGCGCCGTCTCCTACCTGCGCTCGCCAAAGCGCTCAGTGCGCCGCGCCGCCTTCGCCTCGCTCTACAAGCCGTACTCTGAGATGAAAAACACGCTGGGCGCCACCTTCGACGGAATGCTGAAAAGCTCGAAGTTCTACGCCGGCTGCCGCAAATACGAGTCGCCTCTCGCGGAGGCGCTCGACGGCAACAACATTCCCATCTCCGTCTACGACAGCCTGGTCGATTCCATAGAGACGAACCTGGCTCCTATGTACCGTTACATGAAGCTGCGCAAAAAAATACTCGGCGTAAGCGAGCTGCACATGTACGACCTTTATGTGCCGCTTTCACACGACCCGTTCGGCGCCGTATCGTGGAGCGAGGCGCAGCGCATGATGTACAAGGGGCTTGAACCGCTTGGCGGCGCGTATCTGGCGCAGGTGAAGGCGGGGCTGGAGGAGGGCTGGGCCGACGTCTTCCCGAACCGCGGCAAACGCAGCGGCGCCTACTCATGGGGCAGCTACGGCACTCATCCCTATATATTCATGAACTACACAAATAATTTAAACGACGTCATGACGCTCGTCCACGAAATGGGGCACTCGATGCACAGCTGGTACTCGCGCAAAAACCAGCCGTTCGCCACGGCGGACTACTGTATCTTCACGGCTGAGGTGGCCTCCACCACGAACGAAGTGCTCTTTCTCTCCGGGCTGCTTTCGGAGACGGCCGACAAAAAACGCCGCATCTACCTGCTCAACCGCAGGCTCGAAAATATACGCACGACCGTCTACCGCCAAACGATGTTCGCCTCATTTGAACGCGAGGCGCACCGCCGCGCGGCGGAGGACGGCGACACTACGCCGGACGGCCTCAAGCAGCTTTGGTACGAGCTGAACAGGAAATATTACGGAGAGATGATAAAGATAGACGAACCGCTGAAGATGGAATGGGCGCGCATACCGCACTTCTACAGCCCCTTCTACGTCTACCAGTACGCTACGGGCTTCTCAGCCGCTACGGCGCTTGCCGAAGGCATCTTAAAGAACGGGGCGGCCGCGCGCGATAAATACCTCGCCTTCCTCACCAAGGGCGGCTCCGACTATCCCATCGAGCTGCTAAAGGGAGCGGGAGTCGACATGAGCACGCCGGAACCGGTAAACGCCGTAGTGCGCCAGTTCACGGAGACGCTTGACGAAATGGAAGAGCTGCTGTAG
- a CDS encoding MBL fold metallo-hydrolase, protein MITDFKDGIFSVDAGYLHDGAAAVYIVRAGGEAAVIETAHNASLPRLLSALRELGINKECVKYLCVTHVHLDHAGGAGSYMREFPNAALVVHPRGARHMTDPQKLIEGVKAVYGEDETKRLYGEILPVDAARVIAPEDGTELPLGDVSLRCLHTAGHAKHHMVFFISRLGALFSGDAFGISYEWMHRGEWAFPAAAPVQFEPDDARASIDAVLSLKPRSVFLTHFGELRFIEKAGAQLKADIEKYVEIATRSRGDKDSIKRALFDHYLDCAQRTGLQKDRAFIENALAIDTELNAQGLACWYAAKTARAS, encoded by the coding sequence GTGATCACGGACTTCAAAGATGGGATCTTTTCGGTGGACGCGGGTTATCTGCACGACGGAGCCGCCGCGGTCTATATCGTGCGCGCCGGAGGCGAAGCCGCGGTCATTGAGACTGCGCACAACGCGTCGCTGCCGCGTCTGCTTTCAGCGCTGCGCGAGCTTGGAATAAACAAAGAGTGTGTAAAATATCTTTGCGTCACGCATGTTCACCTCGACCACGCGGGCGGAGCCGGCTCCTATATGCGCGAATTTCCAAACGCCGCGCTGGTGGTCCACCCGCGCGGCGCGCGCCACATGACCGACCCGCAAAAACTGATTGAGGGCGTTAAGGCCGTCTATGGCGAGGACGAGACAAAACGGCTCTACGGCGAGATACTGCCGGTGGACGCAGCCCGCGTCATCGCGCCGGAAGACGGGACTGAGCTGCCGCTTGGCGACGTAAGCCTGCGCTGCCTGCACACCGCAGGACACGCAAAGCATCACATGGTCTTTTTCATAAGCCGCCTTGGCGCGCTCTTTTCAGGAGACGCCTTCGGCATCTCCTACGAATGGATGCACCGCGGCGAATGGGCCTTCCCCGCAGCCGCCCCGGTGCAGTTTGAACCAGACGACGCCCGCGCCTCCATCGACGCGGTGCTTTCGCTAAAACCGCGCAGCGTTTTTCTTACGCACTTCGGCGAGCTTCGCTTCATTGAAAAAGCGGGCGCCCAGTTAAAGGCCGACATAGAAAAATATGTCGAAATAGCGACGAGGTCGCGCGGCGATAAAGATTCAATAAAGCGCGCGCTCTTTGATCATTATTTAGACTGCGCGCAAAGGACCGGCCTCCAAAAGGACCGCGCCTTCATCGAAAACGCGCTTGCTATCGACACTGAGCTCAACGCGCAGGGACTCGCCTGCTGGTACGCCGCAAAAACCGCAAGAGCCAGTTGA
- a CDS encoding nitroreductase family protein produces the protein MAENRAPAEHAIFDLAANRWSPRAFSDKAMSRGDMLSLFEAARWAPSAFNAQPWRIIAAPRANAEAFAKMLDCLAPSNQVWAKNAQLLLVFAAEDNFSYNGKENRWAKHDCGIALENLLLEATALGMQAHPMAGFSVEAVRETYGLPADFDPIAAVAVGYQGSPEMLDDDLKARETAQRERNPIKSFVFEEKWGNPVK, from the coding sequence ATGGCGGAGAACAGAGCGCCGGCGGAACATGCGATTTTTGATTTAGCGGCCAACAGGTGGAGTCCACGCGCCTTTTCTGACAAGGCGATGAGCCGTGGGGATATGCTTTCATTATTTGAGGCGGCGCGCTGGGCGCCCTCCGCTTTCAACGCGCAGCCGTGGCGAATAATCGCCGCCCCGCGCGCGAACGCGGAGGCCTTCGCGAAGATGCTGGATTGTCTTGCGCCGTCAAATCAGGTATGGGCAAAGAACGCGCAGCTTCTGCTCGTCTTTGCGGCGGAGGATAATTTCAGCTATAACGGAAAAGAAAACAGATGGGCAAAACACGACTGCGGCATTGCGCTTGAAAATCTGCTGCTTGAAGCGACGGCCCTCGGCATGCAGGCGCACCCGATGGCGGGCTTTTCTGTCGAGGCCGTCCGTGAAACATACGGACTGCCCGCCGATTTTGATCCTATCGCCGCCGTCGCCGTCGGATACCAGGGCAGCCCCGAGATGCTGGACGACGATTTGAAGGCGCGAGAAACCGCGCAGCGCGAACGCAATCCCATTAAGAGCTTCGTCTTCGAAGAAAAATGGGGAAATCCCGTCAAATAG
- the recG gene encoding ATP-dependent DNA helicase RecG: MIKTLKATPASPITSLKGAGPGRSAKLERMGLCTVYDLLYFFPRRYEDRRRVTKISELVPGAPSVVFARVVFLETRRLVGNNKLITTCRLTDGTGEMEAVWFNIRGLNRMLCEGAEAALFGMPLFRGSTLQMASPEFAVGAAPEAFAGIVPVYPLTEGLTQKWLRQFTKDTAARFAPLLEERLPASLIEKNNLMPIAAAISQMHVPDSPESWKEARRRLAYEELFTLQAALAAMRAKNSEKNAVKAARGPIYDALMKSLPFTPTSAQTKAIAEIYGDASQGRPMRRLLQGDVGCGKSLVAAAFAAGLCDSGAQTVLLAPTETLAAQLYAEAEKYLAPLGVRCALLTASVKPAARREILAGLADGAIEVAAGTHSLLSEEASFHMLGAAIIDEQQRFGVRQRAALIERAPRAHLLMMSATPIPRTTAQTIYGDLEISVIDEMPPGRTPVATRIITSQQMPELMRFLIKETASGGRTFWICPRVEEDPAAALPAAKKRFEWLVKKLPPIPASLIHGQMDYAEKEAALDKFRAGDAKILVGTTVLEVGVNVPEASVIIIEAPERYGLSQLHQMRGRVGRGKRRGLCVLISDEQPAPSRLSLFAQTTDGFKIAEADLAFRGAGELTGTMQHGAQSFKAADPVKDIDLARQAKEDVDWLIRTEGLGAEKLKALANDAFFEQKENHEA; this comes from the coding sequence TTGATAAAAACTCTGAAGGCGACGCCGGCATCGCCAATAACGAGCCTTAAAGGCGCAGGCCCCGGACGCTCCGCTAAGCTGGAACGGATGGGGCTTTGCACCGTCTATGACCTTCTTTATTTTTTCCCGCGCCGGTACGAGGACAGACGCCGCGTCACTAAAATATCGGAACTCGTGCCGGGCGCGCCATCCGTCGTCTTTGCCCGAGTCGTCTTTCTGGAAACCAGACGGCTTGTCGGCAACAACAAACTCATAACCACCTGCCGCCTGACAGACGGCACAGGCGAAATGGAGGCCGTGTGGTTCAACATACGCGGCCTCAATCGTATGCTGTGCGAAGGCGCGGAGGCCGCGCTCTTTGGAATGCCGCTCTTTCGCGGCTCCACGCTGCAGATGGCCTCTCCGGAATTTGCCGTGGGAGCGGCGCCCGAGGCCTTTGCGGGCATCGTTCCGGTCTATCCGCTTACGGAGGGGCTGACGCAGAAATGGCTGCGCCAGTTTACAAAAGACACGGCGGCGCGTTTTGCGCCGCTTCTTGAAGAACGCCTGCCCGCTTCGCTAATTGAAAAAAACAACCTTATGCCTATTGCGGCCGCAATATCCCAAATGCACGTTCCCGACTCGCCCGAAAGCTGGAAGGAGGCGCGGCGCAGGCTCGCCTACGAAGAACTCTTTACGCTTCAAGCGGCGCTTGCCGCGATGCGCGCCAAAAACTCCGAAAAAAACGCCGTCAAGGCCGCGCGCGGCCCAATATATGATGCGCTGATGAAATCTCTTCCCTTCACGCCGACCTCGGCGCAGACAAAGGCGATAGCGGAAATTTATGGAGACGCCTCACAGGGACGCCCAATGCGTCGTCTGCTCCAGGGCGACGTCGGCTGCGGTAAAAGTCTGGTCGCCGCAGCCTTTGCCGCGGGCCTCTGCGACAGCGGCGCGCAAACCGTCCTTCTTGCGCCGACGGAAACTTTGGCGGCTCAGCTTTACGCGGAGGCTGAAAAATATCTTGCGCCTCTTGGTGTAAGATGCGCTCTGCTCACCGCGTCGGTAAAGCCCGCCGCGCGCCGCGAGATACTTGCCGGCCTTGCGGACGGCGCGATAGAGGTAGCGGCAGGCACGCATTCGCTGCTCTCCGAAGAGGCGTCATTCCACATGCTGGGCGCCGCCATAATAGACGAGCAGCAGCGCTTCGGCGTGCGTCAGAGAGCTGCCCTCATCGAGCGCGCGCCGCGCGCCCACCTTCTTATGATGAGCGCTACCCCCATCCCCAGAACGACGGCGCAGACTATATACGGAGATCTTGAAATATCCGTAATAGACGAGATGCCGCCCGGCCGCACTCCCGTCGCCACCAGGATAATAACTTCACAACAGATGCCCGAACTGATGCGTTTTTTGATAAAAGAGACCGCATCGGGCGGCCGCACCTTTTGGATATGCCCGCGCGTTGAAGAAGATCCAGCGGCCGCGCTGCCCGCGGCGAAAAAACGTTTTGAGTGGCTGGTGAAAAAACTGCCGCCCATTCCCGCGTCGCTTATCCACGGCCAGATGGATTACGCGGAAAAAGAGGCGGCGCTTGATAAGTTCCGCGCAGGAGACGCCAAGATACTTGTCGGCACAACTGTGCTTGAAGTGGGAGTCAACGTGCCCGAGGCGAGCGTCATAATAATAGAGGCGCCGGAGCGTTACGGCCTCTCGCAGCTGCACCAGATGCGCGGCAGGGTCGGGCGCGGAAAAAGGCGCGGCCTCTGCGTGCTCATATCAGACGAGCAGCCGGCGCCGTCCAGACTTTCTCTGTTCGCACAGACGACGGACGGCTTTAAGATAGCGGAGGCGGACCTAGCCTTTCGCGGAGCGGGCGAGCTTACCGGAACGATGCAGCACGGAGCCCAGAGCTTCAAAGCGGCGGACCCAGTGAAGGACATAGACTTGGCACGGCAGGCAAAGGAAGACGTAGACTGGCTCATCCGCACAGAAGGCCTTGGGGCGGAAAAGCTCAAAGCTCTTGCAAACGACGCCTTCTTTGAGCAAAAAGAAAACCATGAAGCGTAG
- a CDS encoding DivIVA domain-containing protein translates to MSDLLTSLDVVNQSFKKSLRGYDATEVDEFLDHVAETLQNYNQKNKELERELAAKQESLAEFERMKDVLHEALLMAQKSADERVKSARDQANKILSSAKEEAEKIRAEAAQEAEGLRCGVAQIKNIREMYAQEFRGMLAKFDAQLTQCLTASAMAGAVESVLEGMNETESADAPCPEEDETPRAQTGRKDFEAACGILGVDPNELFGSDRAK, encoded by the coding sequence ATGTCAGATCTTTTAACTTCGCTTGATGTTGTAAACCAGTCGTTCAAGAAGAGCCTTCGCGGTTACGACGCCACGGAGGTCGACGAGTTTCTCGACCATGTCGCGGAGACCCTCCAGAATTACAACCAGAAGAACAAAGAGCTGGAGCGTGAACTTGCCGCGAAACAGGAGAGCCTTGCGGAATTTGAGCGCATGAAGGACGTGCTCCATGAGGCGCTGCTGATGGCGCAGAAGAGCGCAGACGAGCGCGTAAAAAGCGCGCGAGACCAGGCAAATAAAATACTCTCCTCAGCGAAGGAAGAGGCGGAGAAGATCCGCGCCGAAGCCGCGCAGGAGGCCGAAGGACTGCGCTGCGGCGTCGCTCAGATAAAAAATATCCGCGAGATGTACGCGCAGGAGTTCCGCGGCATGCTTGCCAAGTTTGACGCTCAGCTCACTCAGTGCTTGACAGCCTCGGCTATGGCTGGTGCCGTAGAAAGCGTGCTTGAGGGAATGAACGAGACGGAATCGGCGGACGCGCCCTGCCCGGAAGAGGACGAAACTCCGCGCGCGCAGACGGGACGCAAAGATTTCGAGGCGGCCTGCGGCATACTCGGCGTTGACCCAAACGAACTCTTCGGCTCTGACCGCGCAAAATAG
- a CDS encoding YggS family pyridoxal phosphate-dependent enzyme: MVTNVKENIEKIKAEIAEAASKSGRSPSQIKLMGVTKYHPVELMVEAAGLIDLIGENRVQEAYSKRGEWPEGVKSCPWHLIGHLQRNKIRRALESFQLIESIDSLETAVALDRVLNEGDHLRFPIFIEVNMSREAAKNGVVPEDAEALMLHILKHCPALSIEGLMTVAANTENETELRGAFGGLRKLRDSLSTATGLELPELSMGMSGDFRTAIEEGSTIVRIGSAIFGERSYAETSYLKKECI, translated from the coding sequence ATGGTGACGAACGTAAAAGAAAACATTGAAAAAATCAAGGCGGAGATCGCGGAGGCCGCGTCAAAGAGCGGGCGCTCGCCCTCTCAAATAAAACTGATGGGCGTCACGAAGTATCACCCAGTCGAACTGATGGTCGAAGCGGCAGGGCTGATAGACCTCATCGGAGAAAACCGCGTTCAGGAGGCGTACTCAAAGCGCGGCGAATGGCCCGAGGGTGTAAAAAGCTGCCCATGGCACCTCATAGGACACTTGCAGCGCAACAAGATACGGCGCGCGCTTGAATCTTTTCAGCTCATTGAAAGCATTGATTCGCTTGAGACGGCCGTCGCGCTCGATCGCGTACTCAACGAAGGAGATCATCTGCGCTTTCCGATTTTTATAGAGGTGAACATGTCGCGCGAGGCCGCAAAAAACGGCGTCGTACCGGAAGATGCCGAGGCGCTTATGCTCCATATTCTGAAGCATTGCCCGGCGCTTTCAATAGAGGGGCTCATGACAGTTGCGGCCAACACGGAAAACGAGACGGAACTGCGCGGCGCCTTCGGCGGCCTGCGAAAGCTGCGCGACAGCCTGAGCACGGCCACAGGCCTTGAGCTTCCTGAACTTTCAATGGGCATGAGCGGAGATTTCCGCACGGCGATAGAAGAAGGAAGCACCATCGTCCGTATAGGAAGCGCCATCTTCGGCGAACGCAGTTATGCTGAAACATCCTACCTGAAAAAGGAGTGTATATAA
- a CDS encoding HlyD family efflux transporter periplasmic adaptor subunit, which yields MVRRFVPEGKKRNLRISYWIGVVIIVILWIWAFKEYFDRYEYLHPEITWAVPGIETQVIKVDGLLLWKENVLLSPTNGALSYPLGRGPVRVGRGAVVARVGGREVKAYQQGYFVAGKDGRESKWRYSALWPGDGKQFKKPVKINLFNDNTQVARGQIVGKIIEQPQELRFIGLMRPDGDVEEQLKRKKVKIKYDMGDTTSMADVRVTQQTGPLTKIYLTMPWFPPDFVMSRNYQLTIDAGQTEGALVPSSATVAKDGVLGVYLIRGARVVFVPIEGRKIENNRFIVTKGISVGDAIVADASEAREGRIQLW from the coding sequence ATGGTAAGACGCTTCGTCCCTGAAGGTAAAAAAAGGAATCTCCGCATCTCCTACTGGATAGGCGTCGTCATCATCGTAATCCTCTGGATCTGGGCCTTTAAGGAATATTTCGATCGCTATGAATACCTGCATCCTGAAATAACATGGGCTGTGCCCGGGATCGAGACGCAGGTCATAAAGGTGGACGGTCTTTTGCTGTGGAAGGAAAACGTGCTTCTGTCTCCGACAAACGGCGCGCTCAGCTATCCGCTGGGGCGCGGGCCTGTGCGCGTCGGGCGCGGCGCGGTCGTGGCGCGCGTCGGAGGACGCGAGGTGAAGGCCTATCAACAGGGCTATTTTGTAGCGGGGAAGGACGGACGCGAGTCAAAATGGCGTTATTCCGCTCTTTGGCCGGGCGACGGCAAACAGTTTAAAAAGCCGGTAAAGATCAACCTTTTTAACGACAATACGCAGGTCGCGCGCGGCCAGATAGTTGGCAAGATAATCGAACAGCCGCAGGAACTGCGCTTCATCGGCCTGATGCGGCCCGACGGCGACGTCGAGGAACAGCTGAAACGCAAAAAGGTAAAGATAAAATACGACATGGGCGACACCACCTCTATGGCGGATGTGCGAGTCACCCAGCAGACGGGGCCTCTTACAAAAATATACCTGACCATGCCGTGGTTCCCGCCTGACTTTGTAATGTCCAGAAACTACCAGCTTACAATAGACGCGGGGCAGACCGAAGGCGCGCTGGTGCCGTCTTCCGCGACAGTTGCCAAAGACGGTGTGCTTGGGGTATATCTCATTCGCGGCGCCCGCGTGGTTTTTGTCCCGATAGAGGGCAGGAAAATCGAAAACAACAGATTTATCGTGACGAAGGGCATTTCCGTGGGCGACGCCATAGTCGCGGACGCGTCGGAGGCCCGAGAGGGAAGGATCCAGCTATGGTGA
- a CDS encoding HAD-IA family hydrolase: protein MATDIEAVIFDFDMTLADSSYAIHKCTNLLAAAYGLATVSREAVLAGIGLPIEDCWQQYWGDYKDEWIEYYRAQFRGVEQDEIILFPNTEALLSKLRAAGIKTGVVSNRRFARKVLDSTKLTPFMDAIVGLEDVTNAKPDPEALLLGIERLGVSCEKTLYVGDTDIDMKTAAAAGVRGVGMTTGNFDEDGLAAAGAWRVCSDLIEMAPLCGLK from the coding sequence ATGGCTACAGATATAGAAGCGGTGATTTTTGATTTTGACATGACGCTGGCCGACAGCAGCTACGCAATACATAAATGCACAAATCTGCTTGCCGCAGCCTACGGCCTGGCTACCGTCTCGCGTGAGGCGGTGCTTGCCGGCATAGGCCTTCCCATTGAAGACTGCTGGCAGCAGTACTGGGGCGACTATAAGGACGAGTGGATAGAATATTACCGGGCGCAATTTCGCGGAGTGGAGCAGGACGAGATCATCCTATTCCCGAACACGGAGGCGCTGCTTTCCAAGCTGCGCGCTGCTGGCATAAAGACCGGCGTCGTTTCAAACAGGCGTTTTGCGCGCAAGGTGCTTGATTCGACGAAGCTGACGCCGTTTATGGACGCGATCGTTGGGCTCGAAGACGTGACCAACGCGAAGCCGGACCCGGAGGCGCTTCTGCTCGGCATAGAACGTCTTGGCGTTTCTTGCGAAAAAACGCTCTACGTGGGCGACACCGACATCGACATGAAGACCGCGGCAGCGGCCGGAGTGCGCGGCGTGGGCATGACCACGGGAAATTTTGACGAGGACGGCCTTGCGGCGGCGGGCGCATGGCGCGTCTGCTCCGACCTTATAGAGATGGCGCCGCTTTGCGGGCTTAAATAA